The following proteins are encoded in a genomic region of Arachis stenosperma cultivar V10309 chromosome 4, arast.V10309.gnm1.PFL2, whole genome shotgun sequence:
- the LOC130975247 gene encoding golgin candidate 3-like, with protein MEMAKIRDELNEKVSEIKRLQIELTRRESDVAGEVVDSLKRLVKTLEKENATLKMKKNEIEAALETSRKSLATNVLSSASQMSDFSKSFPEKEVMKRSIQKLDKDLMDTQREKEKAVHELTRLKQHLLEKVSSFMEAEELEKMDEDIKIIEDLRQSNDYLRAQVSNLERTLKQVVLSQEELKMANNSEVLKSREIIDVLDKKLSNCIGTIDAKNHELLNLQTTLGTDAENKVDVSRTENEKVLAQLAHSEKVQTEWRSRVVKLEEDNSKVRGALEQTLMKNQVMALKEKGIDAEFLSSTISSSTQQIPDGTIEINAAMLGCFETHILDSGDIGSAVNGADRLPRR; from the exons ATGGAGATGGCAAAAATACGTGATGAACTAAATGAGAAAGTATCAGAAATAAAGCGACTACAAATTGAGTTAACTAGAAGGGAAAGTGATGTAGCAGGTGAGGTAGTGGATAGCTTGAAAAGACTTGTCAAAACCTTAGAGAAGGAAAATGCCACTCTTAAG atgaaaaagaatGAAATTGAGGCTGCTCTTGAAACAAGCAGGAAGTCTTTAGCGACTAATGTCCTTTCTAGTGCTTCTCAG ATGTCAGATTTTTCCAAAAGTTTTCCAGAAAAGGAAGTAATGAAAAGATCCATACAAAAGCTAGATAAAGATTTGATGGATACACAGCGAGAAAAGGAGAAAGCAGTACATGAATTGACCCGCCTTAAACAACATCTGTTGGAAAAGGTTTCATCCTTCATG GAAGCTGAAGAATTAGAAAAAATGGACGAAGACATCAAAATTATTGAAGATCTAAGGCAAAGCAATGATTATTTAAGGGCTCAAGTATCAAATCTTGAGAGAACCCTGAAGCAGGTAGTTTTAAGTCAGGAAGAACTGAAGATGGCAAACAACAGCGAAGTTCTCAAGTCTAGAGAAATCATCGACGTCCTGGACAAGAAGCTTTCAAATTGTATCGGCACAATAGATGCTAAGAATCATGAACTTTTGAATCTACAGACCACTCTTGG tACT GATGCTGAAAATAAAGTAGATGTATCTAGGACTGAAAATGAAAAAGTTTTAGCCCAGCTTGCGCATTCTGAGAAGGTACAAACTGAATGGAGAAGCAGAGTAGTTAAACTTGAGGAAGACAATTCTAAAGTTAGGGGAgctcttgagcaaa CCTTAATG AAAAACCAAGTAATGGCATTAAAAGAGAAAGGTATTGATGCTGAATTTCTCTCATCAACAATATCATCATCA ACTCAACAGATCCCTGATGGAACCATTGAAATCAATGCCGCCATGCTTGGCTGCTTTGAAACACATATCTTAGACAGCGGTGACATTGGCTCTGCTGTCAATG GTGCTGATCGTTTACCCAGACGTTAG